Part of the Cottoperca gobio chromosome 1, fCotGob3.1, whole genome shotgun sequence genome, AGTATTTCTGATTTGTCTTTCCACTATGCTTCCCGCAGCTACAGTTTTTCATTTCCCCTGGGAAATATACAATGGAGCAGTGCAGGAAGGAGAGTCAGTGAGAGTATTTGGCAGGTGGGTTTTGTTTCTGACACACAGActgcaaaacaacatttctatttTGCTACGAATTTGTTTGGTACAATACAATCTGTTTGGTGTTTAGATTATGAACAGTAGCGGAAGTATCAATTCAGGTTTCAAAAATCAGAttaaattatttgttatttagatCTGTTTTAATGTGATCTGAATGGAGAAACAGTCTTCAAACAGTTTGGTAATGCAGGAACGATAAGTTTTAATGGTTTGTATTAGAGATAGACCTGGCTTTGTGTGGTCTAGGTGGACAAAAAGTTGtgacattttccttttattcaGTAGAATCAAAAGTGTATTTTAGCCATCTCTATTTTCTACTACAAAAAGCAATTCAATCACCCTTTTGTAAATATAGCcatcagataaataaataagaatataccttaaaaatattaaattgtatCATCCAGGCTGATTTAAACAACATTATACCTTCCTGTTACACTTTCCAGACTTGTCTGCTATCAGCCTGAGGAGTCCAGAGCTACACTGTCAGCTCAGCATGCTTCAAAAGAGCATCACGTGTTCGTCCACACCTTGTTTGTGGAGCCTTTCAACCCAATTATTGGGGCCCAGTACCTAGTTCTGGGTGAGATTGAAAAGGCTGAGGGTAAGCAAAGGCTTTCTAATTCAATGTGACTGGAgaattatgaattatttattagGATTTTTAAACCacagttttctgtttgttttgggtcCACGAATCATTAACAATAAAATTGTCTGGCTATCTGCAAGTAGTATAGTGCaactatatagtatatgtagaaatatatatatagtgtacgatatataatatgcaaatatgattagtatattgattgatttttaaaagcTAGATACAGTTGCAgcgataataaaaaaaaattacgtttttttttgttgactgCATATGCTCATGCACATAAAGATGTACATGTTATGCGACACTTATTCACCTTTACAGTGTAAAGATATAAAACATTGTATGAAACTGTTTAGATATGTGTGGTGTTGAAATAGAGCTTGGAAGTCACAACTGTTTAACTCTCTAAATACTAATGTTTGTTTGCCTCTATTTAAATTGAActctcattcatttcattaaaatctGCTAATTTATAATACATCCAGGACTCTTTGTCTCTATCTGCATCTTCGTTTTACAGGGGTTGGTGTGATGGTCCGCGCCCGTGTGCTCAACTGCGTTGATGGTGTGAACGTTGCCCTTCTGCA contains:
- the ten1 gene encoding CST complex subunit TEN1 is translated as MLPAATVFHFPWEIYNGAVQEGESVRVFGRLVCYQPEESRATLSAQHASKEHHVFVHTLFVEPFNPIIGAQYLVLGEIEKAEGVGVMVRARVLNCVDGVNVALLQKAINEQRSFFRERDDAAQPEHAT